A region of Arabidopsis thaliana chromosome 5, partial sequence DNA encodes the following proteins:
- the EGY2 gene encoding ethylene-dependent gravitropism-deficient and yellow-green-like 2 (ethylene-dependent gravitropism-deficient and yellow-green-like 2 (EGY2); FUNCTIONS IN: metalloendopeptidase activity; INVOLVED IN: proteolysis; LOCATED IN: chloroplast thylakoid membrane; EXPRESSED IN: 24 plant structures; EXPRESSED DURING: 13 growth stages; CONTAINS InterPro DOMAIN/s: Peptidase M50 (InterPro:IPR008915); BEST Arabidopsis thaliana protein match is: Peptidase M50 family protein (TAIR:AT5G35220.1).) — translation MNLAVASFRGNFGVLSQCSSCCSLQFQPFVAATSSLNFGQTGTSRRKKDLKLERKRETLVRVTETQTEPEGNDDEDNKEGKESSADDPPTKIPTELNSQSTVVNEAPGNEEENKAQFSSQDGDKLEVSSGSPLPGVNPLQLDDSMRLPKETIDILRGQVFGFDTFFVTSQEPYEGGVLFKGNLRGKPATSYEKIKTRMENNFGDQYKLFLLTNPEDDKPVAVVVPRRSLEPETTAVPEWFAAGSFGLVALFTLFLRNVPALQSDLLSAFDNLELLKDGLPGALVTALVLGVHELGHILVANSLGIKLGVPFFVPSWQIGSFGAITRIKNIVAKREDLLKVAAAGPLAGFSLGLILFLIGLFVPPSDGIGVVVDASVFHESFLAGGIAKLLLGDALKEGTSISLNPLVIWAWAGLLINGINSIPAGELDGGKIAFSIWGRKTATRLTGASIALLGLSALFSDVAFYWVVLIFFLQRGPIAPLAEEITVPDDKYVSLGILVLFLSLLVCLPYPFAFTGNEAMMIGL, via the exons ATGAATCTCGCGGTGGCTAGTTTTCGCGGCAATTTCGGCGTCTTGTCGCAATGCAGCTCATGTTGTAGTCTTCAGTTTCAGCCTTTTGTAGCTGCTACTTCCAGTCTCAATTTTGGGCAAACAGGAACATCTCGAAGGAAGAAGGATCTGAAGCTTGAAAg aaagagagagactttgGTTAGAGTGACGGAGACGCAAACGGAACCAGAAGGCAATGATGATGAG GATAATAAAGAAGGCAAAGAGAGCTCTGCAGATGATCCTCCTACAAAAATTCCTACTGAGTTGAATTCACAGTCAACGGTTGTGAATGAAGCGCCGGGCAATGAGGAGGAAAACAAAGCTCAGTTCAGTTCTCAG GACGGTGATAAATTAGAAGTTAGCAGTGGTTCTCCTCTTCCTGGTGTGAAT CCATTACAATTGGACGATTCCATGAGACTCCCCAAGGAAACCATTGATATTCTCAGGGGCCAAGTATTTGGATTTGACACCTTCTTCGTAACAAGCCAAGAACCATATGAG GGTGGGGTATTGTTCAAAGGAAATCTAAGAGGCAAGCCTGCTACAAGTTACGAGAAGATAAAGACGAGGATGGAG AATAATTTTGGTGACCAGTACAAGCTTTTCCTTCTCACGAATCCTGAGGATGATAAACCTGTGGCCGTTGTTGTTCCAAGAAGGTCCTTAGAACCCGAGACAACAG CTGTTCCTGAATGGTTTGCTGCTGGTTCTTTTGGATTGGTGGCATTGTTTACATTGTTTCTCCGTAATGTGCCTGCCTTGCAATCCGACTTACT ATCGGCCTTTGACAACCTTGAACTGTTAAAAGATGGCTTACCAGGAGCTCTTGTCACCGCTCTTGTCCTTGGAGTACATGAACTGGGACACATTTTAGTTGCAAATAGCTTAGGAATAAAGCTTGGTGTTCCATTCTTTGTTCCAAGTTGGCAG ATAGGCTCTTTCGGTGCTATAACGAGAATCAAAAATATCGTAGCCAAGCGAGAAGATCTTTTGAAGGTTGCAGCTGCAGGACCTTTGGCTGGCTTTTCTCTAGGCTTGATTCTGTTTCTTATAGGGTTATTCGTGCCTCCCAGTGACGGCATTGGCGTTGTAGTTGATGCATCAGTGTTTCACGAGTCCTTCCTTGCTGGTGGTATTG CAAAGCTCCTACTAGGTGATGCACTCAAAGAAGGAACTTCAATATCTCTTAACCCACTTGTGATCTGGGCATGGGCTGGACTTCTCATCAATGGCATTAACAGTATCCCTGCGGGGGAGCTCGATGGGGGCAAAATAGCTTTCTCCATTTGGGGAAGAAAG ACCGCAACACGGCTCACGGGTGCATCCATAGCGCTTTTGGGCTTATCGGCGTTGTTCAGCGACGTGGCATTCTACTGGGTGGTTCTGATATTCTTCCTGCAGCGTGGACCGATTGCGCCGCTGGCTGAAGAAATCACGGTGCCTGATGATAAGT
- the EGY2 gene encoding ethylene-dependent gravitropism-deficient and yellow-green-like 2 (ethylene-dependent gravitropism-deficient and yellow-green-like 2 (EGY2); FUNCTIONS IN: metalloendopeptidase activity; INVOLVED IN: proteolysis; LOCATED IN: chloroplast thylakoid membrane, chloroplast; EXPRESSED IN: 24 plant structures; EXPRESSED DURING: 13 growth stages; CONTAINS InterPro DOMAIN/s: Peptidase M50 (InterPro:IPR008915); BEST Arabidopsis thaliana protein match is: Peptidase M50 family protein (TAIR:AT5G35220.1); Has 1807 Blast hits to 1807 proteins in 277 species: Archae - 0; Bacteria - 0; Metazoa - 736; Fungi - 347; Plants - 385; Viruses - 0; Other Eukaryotes - 339 (source: NCBI BLink).) — protein sequence MNLAVASFRGNFGVLSQCSSCCSLQFQPFVAATSSLNFGQTGTSRRKKDLKLERVFRKRETLVRVTETQTEPEGNDDEDNKEGKESSADDPPTKIPTELNSQSTVVNEAPGNEEENKAQFSSQDGDKLEVSSGSPLPGVNVSIIIHVIYKDDSIMFSGCLSFIKSCCEQPLQLDDSMRLPKETIDILRGQVFGFDTFFVTSQEPYEGGVLFKGNLRGKPATSYEKIKTRMENNFGDQYKLFLLTNPEDDKPVAVVVPRRSLEPETTAVPEWFAAGSFGLVALFTLFLRNVPALQSDLLSAFDNLELLKDGLPGALVTALVLGVHELGHILVANSLGIKLGVPFFVPSWQIGSFGAITRIKNIVAKREDLLKVAAAGPLAGFSLGLILFLIGLFVPPSDGIGVVVDASVFHESFLAGGIAKLLLGDALKEGTSISLNPLVIWAWAGLLINGINSIPAGELDGGKIAFSIWGRKTATRLTGASIALLGLSALFSDVAFYWVVLIFFLQRGPIAPLAEEITVPDDKYVSLGILVLFLSLLVCLPYPFAFTGNEAMMIGL from the exons ATGAATCTCGCGGTGGCTAGTTTTCGCGGCAATTTCGGCGTCTTGTCGCAATGCAGCTCATGTTGTAGTCTTCAGTTTCAGCCTTTTGTAGCTGCTACTTCCAGTCTCAATTTTGGGCAAACAGGAACATCTCGAAGGAAGAAGGATCTGAAGCTTGAAAg AGTTttcagaaagagagagactttgGTTAGAGTGACGGAGACGCAAACGGAACCAGAAGGCAATGATGATGAG GATAATAAAGAAGGCAAAGAGAGCTCTGCAGATGATCCTCCTACAAAAATTCCTACTGAGTTGAATTCACAGTCAACGGTTGTGAATGAAGCGCCGGGCAATGAGGAGGAAAACAAAGCTCAGTTCAGTTCTCAG GACGGTGATAAATTAGAAGTTAGCAGTGGTTCTCCTCTTCCTGGTGTGAATGTAAGTATTATCATCCATGTTATTTACAAAGACGACAGCATAATGTTTTCTGGTTGTTTATCTTTCATAAAAAGTTGTTGTGAACAGCCATTACAATTGGACGATTCCATGAGACTCCCCAAGGAAACCATTGATATTCTCAGGGGCCAAGTATTTGGATTTGACACCTTCTTCGTAACAAGCCAAGAACCATATGAG GGTGGGGTATTGTTCAAAGGAAATCTAAGAGGCAAGCCTGCTACAAGTTACGAGAAGATAAAGACGAGGATGGAG AATAATTTTGGTGACCAGTACAAGCTTTTCCTTCTCACGAATCCTGAGGATGATAAACCTGTGGCCGTTGTTGTTCCAAGAAGGTCCTTAGAACCCGAGACAACAG CTGTTCCTGAATGGTTTGCTGCTGGTTCTTTTGGATTGGTGGCATTGTTTACATTGTTTCTCCGTAATGTGCCTGCCTTGCAATCCGACTTACT ATCGGCCTTTGACAACCTTGAACTGTTAAAAGATGGCTTACCAGGAGCTCTTGTCACCGCTCTTGTCCTTGGAGTACATGAACTGGGACACATTTTAGTTGCAAATAGCTTAGGAATAAAGCTTGGTGTTCCATTCTTTGTTCCAAGTTGGCAG ATAGGCTCTTTCGGTGCTATAACGAGAATCAAAAATATCGTAGCCAAGCGAGAAGATCTTTTGAAGGTTGCAGCTGCAGGACCTTTGGCTGGCTTTTCTCTAGGCTTGATTCTGTTTCTTATAGGGTTATTCGTGCCTCCCAGTGACGGCATTGGCGTTGTAGTTGATGCATCAGTGTTTCACGAGTCCTTCCTTGCTGGTGGTATTG CAAAGCTCCTACTAGGTGATGCACTCAAAGAAGGAACTTCAATATCTCTTAACCCACTTGTGATCTGGGCATGGGCTGGACTTCTCATCAATGGCATTAACAGTATCCCTGCGGGGGAGCTCGATGGGGGCAAAATAGCTTTCTCCATTTGGGGAAGAAAG ACCGCAACACGGCTCACGGGTGCATCCATAGCGCTTTTGGGCTTATCGGCGTTGTTCAGCGACGTGGCATTCTACTGGGTGGTTCTGATATTCTTCCTGCAGCGTGGACCGATTGCGCCGCTGGCTGAAGAAATCACGGTGCCTGATGATAAGT
- the EGY2 gene encoding ethylene-dependent gravitropism-deficient and yellow-green-like 2 (ethylene-dependent gravitropism-deficient and yellow-green-like 2 (EGY2); FUNCTIONS IN: metalloendopeptidase activity; INVOLVED IN: proteolysis; LOCATED IN: chloroplast thylakoid membrane, chloroplast; EXPRESSED IN: 24 plant structures; EXPRESSED DURING: 13 growth stages; CONTAINS InterPro DOMAIN/s: Peptidase M50 (InterPro:IPR008915); BEST Arabidopsis thaliana protein match is: Peptidase M50 family protein (TAIR:AT5G35220.1); Has 35333 Blast hits to 34131 proteins in 2444 species: Archae - 798; Bacteria - 22429; Metazoa - 974; Fungi - 991; Plants - 531; Viruses - 0; Other Eukaryotes - 9610 (source: NCBI BLink).), producing the protein MNLAVASFRGNFGVLSQCSSCCSLQFQPFVAATSSLNFGQTGTSRRKKDLKLERVFRKRETLVRVTETQTEPEGNDDEDNKEGKESSADDPPTKIPTELNSQSTVVNEAPGNEEENKAQFSSQDGDKLEVSSGSPLPGVNPLQLDDSMRLPKETIDILRGQVFGFDTFFVTSQEPYEGGVLFKGNLRGKPATSYEKIKTRMENNFGDQYKLFLLTNPEDDKPVAVVVPRRSLEPETTAVPEWFAAGSFGLVALFTLFLRNVPALQSDLLSAFDNLELLKDGLPGALVTALVLGVHELGHILVANSLGIKLGVPFFVPSWQIGSFGAITRIKNIVAKREDLLKVAAAGPLAGFSLGLILFLIGLFVPPSDGIGVVVDASVFHESFLAGGIAKLLLGDALKEGTSISLNPLVIWAWAGLLINGINSIPAGELDGGKIAFSIWGRKTATRLTGASIALLGLSALFSDVAFYWVVLIFFLQRGPIAPLAEEITVPDDKYVSLGILVLFLSLLVCLPYPFAFTGNEAMMIGL; encoded by the exons ATGAATCTCGCGGTGGCTAGTTTTCGCGGCAATTTCGGCGTCTTGTCGCAATGCAGCTCATGTTGTAGTCTTCAGTTTCAGCCTTTTGTAGCTGCTACTTCCAGTCTCAATTTTGGGCAAACAGGAACATCTCGAAGGAAGAAGGATCTGAAGCTTGAAAg AGTTttcagaaagagagagactttgGTTAGAGTGACGGAGACGCAAACGGAACCAGAAGGCAATGATGATGAG GATAATAAAGAAGGCAAAGAGAGCTCTGCAGATGATCCTCCTACAAAAATTCCTACTGAGTTGAATTCACAGTCAACGGTTGTGAATGAAGCGCCGGGCAATGAGGAGGAAAACAAAGCTCAGTTCAGTTCTCAG GACGGTGATAAATTAGAAGTTAGCAGTGGTTCTCCTCTTCCTGGTGTGAAT CCATTACAATTGGACGATTCCATGAGACTCCCCAAGGAAACCATTGATATTCTCAGGGGCCAAGTATTTGGATTTGACACCTTCTTCGTAACAAGCCAAGAACCATATGAG GGTGGGGTATTGTTCAAAGGAAATCTAAGAGGCAAGCCTGCTACAAGTTACGAGAAGATAAAGACGAGGATGGAG AATAATTTTGGTGACCAGTACAAGCTTTTCCTTCTCACGAATCCTGAGGATGATAAACCTGTGGCCGTTGTTGTTCCAAGAAGGTCCTTAGAACCCGAGACAACAG CTGTTCCTGAATGGTTTGCTGCTGGTTCTTTTGGATTGGTGGCATTGTTTACATTGTTTCTCCGTAATGTGCCTGCCTTGCAATCCGACTTACT ATCGGCCTTTGACAACCTTGAACTGTTAAAAGATGGCTTACCAGGAGCTCTTGTCACCGCTCTTGTCCTTGGAGTACATGAACTGGGACACATTTTAGTTGCAAATAGCTTAGGAATAAAGCTTGGTGTTCCATTCTTTGTTCCAAGTTGGCAG ATAGGCTCTTTCGGTGCTATAACGAGAATCAAAAATATCGTAGCCAAGCGAGAAGATCTTTTGAAGGTTGCAGCTGCAGGACCTTTGGCTGGCTTTTCTCTAGGCTTGATTCTGTTTCTTATAGGGTTATTCGTGCCTCCCAGTGACGGCATTGGCGTTGTAGTTGATGCATCAGTGTTTCACGAGTCCTTCCTTGCTGGTGGTATTG CAAAGCTCCTACTAGGTGATGCACTCAAAGAAGGAACTTCAATATCTCTTAACCCACTTGTGATCTGGGCATGGGCTGGACTTCTCATCAATGGCATTAACAGTATCCCTGCGGGGGAGCTCGATGGGGGCAAAATAGCTTTCTCCATTTGGGGAAGAAAG ACCGCAACACGGCTCACGGGTGCATCCATAGCGCTTTTGGGCTTATCGGCGTTGTTCAGCGACGTGGCATTCTACTGGGTGGTTCTGATATTCTTCCTGCAGCGTGGACCGATTGCGCCGCTGGCTGAAGAAATCACGGTGCCTGATGATAAGT
- a CDS encoding DNAJ heat shock N-terminal domain-containing protein (DNAJ heat shock N-terminal domain-containing protein; FUNCTIONS IN: unfolded protein binding, heat shock protein binding; INVOLVED IN: protein folding; LOCATED IN: cellular_component unknown; EXPRESSED IN: 24 plant structures; EXPRESSED DURING: 15 growth stages; CONTAINS InterPro DOMAIN/s: Molecular chaperone, heat shock protein, Hsp40, DnaJ (InterPro:IPR015609), Heat shock protein DnaJ, N-terminal (InterPro:IPR001623), Heat shock protein DnaJ (InterPro:IPR003095), Tetratricopeptide repeat-containing (InterPro:IPR013026), Tetratricopeptide repeat (InterPro:IPR019734), Heat shock protein DnaJ, conserved site (InterPro:IPR018253); BEST Arabidopsis thaliana protein match is: Heat shock protein DnaJ, N-terminal with domain of unknown function (DUF1977) (TAIR:AT3G57340.2); Has 1807 Blast hits to 1807 proteins in 277 species: Archae - 0; Bacteria - 0; Metazoa - 736; Fungi - 347; Plants - 385; Viruses - 0; Other Eukaryotes - 339 (source: NCBI BLink).): protein MDGNKDDALKCLKIGKDAIEAGDRSRALKFLEKARRLDPNLPIDGLVSDLKKQSDEPAAEEDSPGSAANESSKPSDRPSLRQRGSSSSAAGSSSSSSSTEEQRTIVREIKSKKDYYEILGLKSNCSVEDLRKSYRKLSLKVHPDKNKAPGSEEAFKSVSKAFQCLSNEDTRRKYDGSGSDEPAYQPRRDARRNNGFNGFYDDEFDADEIFRSFFGGGEMNPATTQFRSFNFGGGTRTANQASDTGFNPRVLLQILPVVFILLLNFLPSPQPIYSLSHRITTSSNSPRIGASLTL from the coding sequence ATGGATGGTAACAAAGATGACGCGTTGAAATGCCTAAAAATCGGCAAGGATGCTATAGAAGCAGGAGATAGATCTCGCGCTTTGAAATTTCTTGAGAAAGCTCGTCGTCTTGATCCAAATCTTCCGATCGATGGTCTTGTTTCGGATCTGAAGAAGCAATCGGATGAACCAGCGGCGGAGGAGGATTCGCCGGGATCTGCTGCCAACGAGTCATCTAAGCCGTCGGATCGACCTTCTCTTCGTCAACGTGGATCTTCGTCATCAGCCGCGGGAtcgtcatcatcttcgtcttccACGGAAGAACAACGAACGATCGTGAGGGAGATAAAATCGAAGAAGGATTACTATGAGATCCTTGGATTGAAAAGTAACTGTTCAGTGGAAGATTTGAGGAAATCTTATCGGAAACTCTCGTTGAAAGTTCATCCTGATAAGAACAAAGCTCCTGGTTCTGAAGAAGCTTTTAAATCCGTCTCTAAAGCTTTTCAATGCCTAAGCAACGAAGACACTAGAAGAAAGTACGACGGCAGTGGTTCCGATGAGCCTGCTTATCAACCACGCCGAGATGCGAGAAGAAACAACGGATTCAATGGATTCTACGACGATGAATTTGATGCTGATGAGATTTTCAGAAGCTTCTTTGGTGGTGGTGAAATGAATCCTGCTACTACTCAGTTCCGATCATTCAATTTTGGTGGAGGAACTAGAACAGCTAATCAAGCTTCTGATACAGGATTCAATCCTCGTGTACTTCTTCAAATACTTCCTGTTGTGTTCATACTACTACTCAACTTTTTGCCTTCTCCTCAACCAATTTACTCGCTTTCTCATCGTATAACTACGAGCTCAAATTCACCACGCATAGGGGCGTCACTTACTTTGTGA
- the SYP31 gene encoding syntaxin of plants 31 (syntaxin of plants 31 (SYP31); CONTAINS InterPro DOMAIN/s: Target SNARE coiled-coil domain (InterPro:IPR000727), t-SNARE (InterPro:IPR010989), Syntaxin/epimorphin, conserved site (InterPro:IPR006012), Syntaxin, N-terminal (InterPro:IPR006011); BEST Arabidopsis thaliana protein match is: syntaxin of plants 32 (TAIR:AT3G24350.1); Has 1807 Blast hits to 1807 proteins in 277 species: Archae - 0; Bacteria - 0; Metazoa - 736; Fungi - 347; Plants - 385; Viruses - 0; Other Eukaryotes - 339 (source: NCBI BLink).) → MGSTFRDRTVELHSLSQTLKKIGAIPSVHQDEDDPASSKRSSPGSEFNKKASRIGLGIKETSQKITRLAKLAKQSTIFNDRTVEIQELTVLIRNDITGLNMALSDLQTLQNMELADGNYSQDQVGHYTAVCDDLKTRLMGATKQLQDVLTTRSENMKAHENRKQLFSTKNAVDSPPQNNAKSVPEPPPWSSSSNPFGNLQQPLLPPLNTGAPPGSQLRRRSAIENAPSQQMEMSLLQQTVPKQENYSQSRAVALHSVESRITELSGIFPQLATMVTQQGELAIRIDDNMDESLVNVEGARSALLQHLTRISSNRWLMMKIFAVIILFLIVFLFFVA, encoded by the exons ATGGGCTCGACGTTCAGAGATCGGACGGTGGAGCTTCATTCACTGTCCCAAACATTGAAGAAGATCGGGGCAATCCCGTCCGTTCatcaagatgaagatgatCCGGCATCATCCAAACGGTCGTCTCCGGGATCCGAATTCAATAAGAAGGCTTCCCGGATCGGGTTAGGTATTAAAGAAACGTCACAGAAGATCACGAGGCTCGCTAAAT TGGCAAAACAATCGACGATTTTCAATGACCGGACTGTGGAAATACAGGAGTTAACTGTGTTGATCAGGAACGATATCACGGGGCTGAATATGGCTCTCTCGGATTTGCAAACCCTTCAGAACATGGAGCTTGCTGATGGGAACTATTCACAGGACCAAGTTGGTCATTACACTGCTGTTTGTGATGACTTGAAAACCAGACTTATGGGAGCTACTAAGCAGCTTCAAGATGTTCTAACTACGAGATCAGAG AACATGAAGGCTCATGAAAACCGGAAACAACTCTTTTCCACAAAAAATGCAGTAGATAGTCCGCCTCAGAATAATGCAAAATCTGTACCTGAGCCTCCTCCTTGGTCAAGTTCATCAAATCCTTTCGGGAATTTACAACAACCACT ATTACCTCCATTAAATACTGGAGCTCCGCCAGGTAGCCAGCTCAG ACGCAGATCCGCGATCGAGAATGCTCCTTCACAGCAAATGGAGATGTCCTTGTTGCAGCAAACAGTCCCAAAGCAGGAGAACTATAGCCAAAGTCGAGCGGTTGCACTTCACAGTGTTGAATCAAGAATAACAGAGCTCAGTGGAATATTCCCGCAGCTAGCTACAATGGTCACACAACAAGGAGAGCTAGCAATCAG AATCGATGACAATATGGATGAATCGTTAGTTAATGTAGAGGGAGCACGTAGCGCTCTTCTGCAGCATCTCACTCGAATTTCGTCAAATAGATGGCTCATGATGAAGATCTTTGCTGTTATCATCTTGTTCCTGAttgttttcctcttctttgtgGCTTAA
- the WOX7 gene encoding WUSCHEL related homeobox 7 (WUSCHEL related homeobox 7 (WOX7); FUNCTIONS IN: DNA binding, sequence-specific DNA binding transcription factor activity; INVOLVED IN: regulation of transcription, DNA-dependent; CONTAINS InterPro DOMAIN/s: Homeobox (InterPro:IPR001356), Homeodomain-like (InterPro:IPR009057); BEST Arabidopsis thaliana protein match is: WUSCHEL related homeobox 5 (TAIR:AT3G11260.1); Has 1807 Blast hits to 1807 proteins in 277 species: Archae - 0; Bacteria - 0; Metazoa - 736; Fungi - 347; Plants - 385; Viruses - 0; Other Eukaryotes - 339 (source: NCBI BLink).) produces the protein MSSRGFNIKARGLCNNNNGGGGTGAKCGRWNPTVEQVKLLTDLFKAGLRTPSTDQIQKISMELSFYGKIESKNVFYWFQNHKARERQKCRKISTVKFDHRQDTDLSKPRRDNVRRHQLPAKG, from the coding sequence atgtcgTCGAGAGGATTCAACATTAAAGCTAGAGGATTATGTAATAACAAcaacggaggaggaggaacgGGGGCGAAGTGTGGACGGTGGAATCCAACGGTGGAGCAAGTGAAGCTTCTGACAGATCTGTTCAAGGCGGGACTGCGAACACCGAGCACGGACCAGATTCAGAAGATCTCTATGGAGCTGAGTTTCTACGGTAAGATTGAGAGCAAGAACGTGTTCTATTGGTTCCAAAACCATAAAGctagagagagacaaaagtgCCGGAAAATCTCCACCGTCAAGTTTGATCATCGTCAAGATACAGATCTTTCTAAGCCTCGCCGAGACAACGTACGTCGTCATCAACTACCAGCGAAAGGTTAA